A single region of the Streptomyces virginiae genome encodes:
- a CDS encoding protein meaA, giving the protein MTERQKDRPWLMRTYAGHSTAEASNELYRRNLAKGQTGLSVAFDLPTQTGYDPDHILARGEVGRVGVPVSHLGDMRRLFQDIPLEQMNTSMTINATAMWLLALYQVAAEEQGADIAQLQGTTQNDIVKEYLSRGTHVFPPGPSLRLTTDMIAYTVNHIPKWNPINICSYHLQEAGATPVQEISYAMSTAIAVLDSVRDSGQVPEERFGEVVARISFFVNAGVRFIEEMCKMRAFGRIWDKVTKERYGIENAKQRRFRYGVQVNSLGLTEAQPENNVQRIVLEMLAVTLSKDARARAVQLPAWNEALGLPRPWDQQWSLRIQQVLALESDLLEYEDIFAGSHVIEAKVDSLVADCLAEIDRIQEMGGAMAAVESGYLKGELVSSHAERRARIEAGEDKIVGVNCFQQTEENPLTADLDGAIMTVDGAVEALTVERIGRWRAERQESSDRQGNGDPFVFPTTQQALERLKEAAAGTENLMEATLECARAGVTTGEWASALREVFGEFRAPTGVSSAPVAVTAEPGTPMHEVREKVSRTADELGSGRLRLLVGKPGLDGHSNGAEQIAVRARDAGFEVVYQGIRLTPEEISSAALAEDVHCVGLSILSGSHSALVPDVLERLRLAGAGDIPVIVGGIIPNADAVTLKAAGVAAVFTPKDFGITEIIGRIVDEIRKANKLAPLDMNNEFVASTEVPA; this is encoded by the coding sequence ATGACAGAGCGCCAGAAGGACCGTCCGTGGCTCATGCGGACGTACGCCGGCCACTCCACGGCCGAGGCGTCCAACGAGCTGTACCGCCGCAACCTCGCCAAGGGCCAGACCGGCCTGTCGGTCGCGTTCGACCTGCCGACGCAGACCGGCTACGACCCCGACCACATCCTCGCCCGCGGCGAGGTGGGCCGGGTCGGGGTCCCGGTCTCCCATCTGGGCGACATGCGGCGGCTGTTCCAGGACATTCCCCTGGAACAGATGAACACCTCGATGACGATCAACGCCACGGCCATGTGGCTGCTGGCGCTCTACCAGGTGGCCGCCGAGGAGCAGGGCGCGGACATCGCCCAGCTCCAGGGCACCACCCAGAACGACATCGTCAAGGAGTACCTCTCGCGCGGGACGCACGTCTTCCCGCCGGGGCCGTCCCTGCGGCTGACGACGGACATGATCGCGTACACGGTCAACCACATCCCCAAGTGGAACCCGATCAACATCTGCTCGTACCACCTCCAGGAGGCCGGGGCCACCCCGGTCCAGGAGATCTCGTACGCGATGTCCACGGCGATCGCGGTCCTCGACTCGGTGCGCGACTCGGGCCAGGTGCCCGAGGAACGCTTCGGCGAGGTCGTCGCCCGGATCTCCTTCTTCGTGAACGCGGGCGTCCGCTTCATCGAGGAGATGTGCAAGATGCGCGCCTTCGGCCGCATCTGGGACAAGGTCACCAAGGAGCGCTACGGCATCGAGAACGCGAAGCAGCGTCGCTTCCGTTACGGCGTCCAGGTCAACTCCCTGGGACTCACCGAGGCCCAGCCGGAGAACAACGTCCAGCGCATCGTGCTGGAGATGCTCGCCGTCACCCTCTCCAAGGACGCCCGCGCCCGCGCCGTGCAGCTGCCCGCCTGGAACGAGGCGCTGGGTCTGCCCCGGCCCTGGGACCAGCAGTGGTCGCTGCGCATCCAGCAGGTCCTCGCACTCGAGAGCGACCTGCTGGAGTACGAGGACATCTTCGCCGGATCCCACGTCATCGAGGCCAAAGTCGACTCCCTGGTCGCCGACTGCCTGGCCGAGATCGACCGGATCCAGGAGATGGGCGGCGCCATGGCGGCCGTCGAGTCCGGTTACCTGAAGGGCGAGCTGGTCTCCTCGCACGCCGAACGGCGGGCGCGGATCGAGGCCGGCGAGGACAAGATCGTCGGTGTCAACTGCTTCCAGCAGACCGAGGAGAACCCGCTCACGGCCGACCTGGACGGCGCCATCATGACGGTCGACGGCGCCGTGGAGGCGCTGACCGTGGAGCGTATCGGCCGCTGGCGCGCCGAGCGCCAGGAGTCCTCGGACCGCCAGGGGAACGGCGACCCGTTCGTCTTCCCCACCACCCAGCAGGCGCTGGAGCGCCTCAAGGAGGCCGCGGCGGGCACCGAGAACCTGATGGAGGCCACGCTGGAGTGCGCCCGCGCCGGTGTCACCACCGGCGAGTGGGCGAGCGCCCTGCGCGAGGTGTTCGGCGAGTTCCGCGCCCCCACCGGGGTCTCCTCGGCCCCGGTCGCGGTCACCGCCGAGCCCGGTACGCCGATGCACGAGGTCCGCGAGAAGGTGTCCCGCACCGCCGACGAGCTCGGCTCGGGCCGGCTGCGCCTGCTGGTCGGCAAGCCCGGCCTGGACGGGCACTCCAACGGCGCCGAGCAGATCGCCGTGCGGGCCCGCGACGCCGGCTTCGAGGTGGTCTACCAAGGCATCAGGCTGACGCCGGAGGAGATCTCCTCCGCGGCGCTGGCCGAGGACGTGCACTGCGTGGGACTGTCCATCCTGTCCGGTTCGCACAGCGCTCTGGTCCCGGACGTCCTGGAGCGACTGCGACTGGCGGGGGCGGGTGACATCCCCGTCATCGTCGGAGGCATCATTCCGAACGCCGATGCCGTGACGCTCAAGGCCGCGGGTGTCGCCGCGGTCTTCACGCCGAAGGACTTCGGCATCACGGAGATCATCGGCCGTATCGTCGACGAGATCCGCAAGGCCAACAAGCTCGCCCCCCTCGACATGAACAACGAATTCGTTGCAAGCACGGAGGTCCCCGCATGA
- the ccrA gene encoding crotonyl-CoA carboxylase/reductase: MKDILDAIQSQSATAADFAALPLPDSYRAITVHKDEAEMFAGLTTREKDPRKSLHLDNVPVPELGPGEALVAVMASSVNYNSVWTSIFEPVSTFSFLERYGRLSELTKRHDLPYHVIGSDLAGVVLRTGPGVNAWNPGDEVVAHCLSVELESSDGHNDTMLDPEQRIWGFETNFGGLAEIALVKSNQLMPKPDHLSWEEAASPGLVNSTAYRQLVSQNGAGMKQGDNVLIWGASGGLGSYATQFALAGGANPICVVSSPEKADICRAMGATAVIDRNAEGYKFWKDEHTQDPREWKRFGSKIRELTGGEDIDIVFEHPGRETFGASVYVTRKGGTITTCASTSGYMHQYDNRYLWMSLKRIVGSHFANYREAWEANRLIAKGKIHPTLSKVYSLEETGQAAYDVHRNLHQGKVGVLALAPEEGLGVRDHEMRAKHLDAINRFRNV; the protein is encoded by the coding sequence GTGAAGGACATCCTGGACGCGATTCAGTCGCAGTCCGCCACCGCCGCAGACTTCGCAGCCCTGCCGCTGCCCGACTCGTACCGCGCGATCACCGTGCACAAGGACGAGGCGGAGATGTTCGCGGGGCTGACGACACGCGAGAAGGACCCGCGCAAGTCCCTCCACCTGGACAACGTCCCGGTTCCGGAGCTGGGCCCGGGCGAGGCCCTGGTCGCCGTCATGGCCTCCTCGGTCAACTACAACTCCGTGTGGACCTCGATCTTCGAGCCGGTCTCCACCTTCAGCTTCCTGGAGCGCTACGGGCGCCTGTCCGAGCTGACCAAGCGCCACGACCTGCCGTACCACGTCATCGGCTCCGACCTCGCGGGCGTCGTGCTGCGCACCGGCCCCGGCGTCAACGCCTGGAACCCGGGCGACGAGGTCGTCGCGCACTGCCTCTCGGTCGAGCTGGAGTCCTCCGACGGCCACAACGACACGATGCTCGACCCCGAGCAGCGCATCTGGGGCTTCGAGACCAACTTCGGCGGCCTGGCCGAGATCGCCCTGGTCAAGTCCAACCAGCTGATGCCGAAGCCCGACCACCTGAGCTGGGAGGAGGCCGCCTCCCCCGGTCTGGTCAACTCCACGGCCTACCGCCAGCTGGTCTCCCAGAACGGCGCCGGCATGAAGCAGGGCGACAACGTCCTGATCTGGGGCGCCAGCGGCGGCCTCGGCTCCTACGCCACCCAGTTCGCACTGGCCGGCGGCGCCAACCCGATCTGCGTGGTCTCCAGCCCCGAGAAGGCGGACATCTGTCGGGCCATGGGCGCCACGGCGGTCATCGACCGCAACGCCGAGGGCTACAAGTTCTGGAAGGACGAGCACACCCAGGACCCGCGCGAGTGGAAGCGGTTCGGCTCCAAGATCCGCGAGCTGACCGGCGGCGAGGACATCGACATCGTCTTCGAGCACCCGGGCCGCGAGACCTTCGGCGCCTCGGTGTACGTCACCCGTAAGGGCGGCACCATCACCACCTGCGCCTCGACCTCGGGCTACATGCACCAGTACGACAACCGCTACCTGTGGATGTCGCTGAAGCGGATCGTCGGCTCGCACTTCGCCAACTACCGCGAGGCGTGGGAGGCCAACCGCCTGATCGCCAAGGGCAAGATCCACCCCACCCTGTCGAAGGTCTACTCCCTGGAGGAGACCGGCCAGGCCGCCTACGACGTCCACCGCAACCTCCACCAGGGCAAGGTCGGCGTCCTCGCGCTGGCCCCCGAGGAGGGCCTGGGCGTCCGCGACCACGAGATGCGCGCCAAGCACCTCGACGCCATCAACCGCTTCCGCAACGTCTGA
- a CDS encoding TetR family transcriptional regulator, which translates to MSQPAKTSPRATTASETPESPAGTKAAAQRLKMRRELATAAMELFATKGYEATTVDEIAATAGVARRTFFRHFRSKEEAIFPDHDDTLTRAEAVLDVAPAHEHPLDTVCRGIKEVMKMYAASPAVSVERYRLTREVPALREREIASVARYERLFTRYLLAHFDEHDHHDGNDDPLLAEVAASAVVTAHNHVLRRWLRAGGQGDVEAQLDHAFSIVRKTFGSGIGAGRTPGSAPAAPAAVRTQGEVLVAVARTDAPLDEVMRTIEEALRAT; encoded by the coding sequence ATGTCCCAGCCCGCCAAGACCTCGCCCCGCGCCACCACGGCCTCCGAGACCCCGGAGAGCCCGGCCGGCACCAAGGCGGCCGCTCAGCGGCTCAAGATGCGCCGCGAGCTCGCCACCGCGGCCATGGAGCTCTTCGCGACCAAGGGGTACGAGGCGACGACGGTCGACGAGATCGCCGCGACCGCCGGGGTGGCGCGGCGGACCTTCTTCCGGCACTTCCGGTCCAAGGAAGAGGCGATCTTCCCGGACCACGACGACACCCTGACCCGCGCCGAGGCCGTCCTGGACGTGGCCCCGGCGCACGAGCACCCGCTCGACACGGTGTGCCGCGGGATCAAGGAAGTCATGAAGATGTACGCCGCCTCGCCGGCGGTGTCGGTGGAGCGCTACCGGCTGACCCGCGAGGTGCCGGCGCTGCGGGAGCGGGAGATCGCCTCGGTGGCCCGGTACGAGCGGCTGTTCACTCGCTACCTGCTCGCCCACTTCGACGAGCACGACCACCACGACGGCAACGACGACCCGCTGCTGGCCGAGGTGGCCGCCTCGGCGGTGGTCACGGCCCACAACCACGTGCTGCGGCGCTGGCTGCGCGCGGGGGGCCAGGGGGACGTGGAGGCGCAGCTGGACCATGCCTTCTCGATCGTCCGGAAGACCTTCGGTTCGGGCATCGGCGCGGGCCGTACCCCGGGCTCGGCGCCGGCCGCGCCGGCTGCCGTGCGGACGCAGGGCGAGGTACTGGTGGCGGTGGCCCGCACGGACGCCCCGCTGGACGAGGTCATGCGCACCATCGAAGAGGCGCTGCGCGCCACGTAG
- a CDS encoding 3-hydroxyacyl-CoA dehydrogenase family protein produces the protein MDRQSSQPTLQTIAVVGLGTMGTGIAEVLARAGREVIGIDISEAAAHRARTALAAATARSVARERLTEQERADVLARFRTFTDLGAAAEADLVIEVVPESYEIKQQVFRELDAIVRPDTILATGTNALSVTRMAAESLRPERVLGLHFFNPVPAMKLVEIVSCVLTAPPAVEAVTELARELGKEPVPVGDRPGFVADGLLFGYLNQAAAMFEARYASREDIDAAMRLGCGLPMGPLALLDLIGVDTARTVLEAMYTSSGDRLHAPAPILGQLAEAGLTGQKSGRGFYTYEAPGSSVIVRDLQTPLDGSLVGGGRPVDSVGVAGSGTMASGIAQVFAQAGYSVVLAARSQEKAEAAKAAIGKSLGRAVSKGRLTEEGAAQTLERITPAGSLDAFAEVDLAVEAVAEDLAVKQELFAALDKVCKPGAVLATTTSSLPVIAVARVTSRPQDVIGMHFFNPAPAMKLVEVVRTVLTADDVHATVREICLKVRKHPVDCGDRAGFIVNALLFPYLNNAIKMVEQHYADIDQIDAAMKLGGGYPMGPFELLDVVGLDVSLAIEKVLHKEFRDPGLAPSPLLEHLVAAGCLGRKTGRGFREYAARR, from the coding sequence ATGGACCGTCAGTCCAGTCAGCCCACCCTCCAGACCATCGCCGTCGTCGGCCTCGGCACGATGGGCACCGGCATCGCCGAGGTCCTCGCCCGAGCCGGTCGCGAGGTCATCGGCATCGACATCAGCGAGGCCGCGGCCCACCGGGCCCGGACCGCCCTCGCCGCGGCCACCGCGCGCTCCGTCGCCCGGGAGCGGCTCACCGAGCAGGAGCGGGCCGACGTGCTCGCCCGCTTCCGCACCTTCACCGACCTGGGCGCCGCCGCCGAGGCCGATCTGGTCATCGAGGTCGTGCCCGAGTCGTACGAGATCAAGCAGCAGGTCTTCCGCGAGCTCGACGCGATCGTGCGGCCCGACACCATCCTCGCCACGGGCACCAACGCCCTGTCGGTGACGCGTATGGCCGCCGAGTCGCTGCGTCCGGAGCGCGTGCTCGGCCTGCACTTCTTCAACCCGGTCCCGGCGATGAAGCTCGTCGAGATCGTCTCCTGCGTCCTGACCGCCCCTCCGGCCGTCGAGGCGGTCACCGAACTGGCCCGGGAGCTCGGCAAGGAGCCCGTCCCGGTCGGTGACCGGCCCGGCTTCGTCGCCGACGGCCTGCTCTTCGGCTACCTCAACCAGGCCGCGGCCATGTTCGAGGCCCGGTACGCCTCCCGCGAGGACATCGACGCGGCCATGCGGCTCGGCTGCGGGCTGCCCATGGGCCCGCTCGCGCTGCTCGACCTGATCGGCGTGGACACCGCCCGTACCGTCCTGGAGGCCATGTACACCTCCTCCGGCGACCGGCTGCACGCCCCGGCCCCGATCCTGGGCCAGCTCGCCGAGGCGGGCCTGACCGGGCAGAAGTCCGGTCGCGGCTTCTACACGTACGAGGCGCCGGGCAGCTCGGTGATCGTCCGTGACCTGCAGACCCCGCTGGACGGGTCGCTGGTGGGCGGCGGTCGTCCGGTCGACTCGGTCGGCGTGGCCGGCTCGGGGACCATGGCGAGCGGGATCGCCCAGGTCTTCGCGCAGGCCGGCTACAGCGTGGTGCTCGCCGCCCGCAGCCAGGAGAAGGCCGAGGCCGCCAAGGCCGCGATCGGGAAGTCCTTGGGCCGTGCGGTGTCCAAGGGCCGCCTGACCGAGGAGGGCGCCGCCCAGACCCTGGAGCGGATCACTCCGGCGGGGTCGCTGGACGCGTTCGCCGAGGTGGATCTGGCCGTCGAGGCCGTCGCCGAGGACCTGGCGGTCAAGCAGGAGCTGTTCGCGGCCCTGGACAAGGTCTGCAAGCCGGGTGCGGTGCTGGCCACCACCACCTCCTCGCTGCCGGTCATCGCGGTCGCCCGGGTGACCTCGCGTCCGCAGGACGTGATCGGCATGCACTTCTTCAACCCGGCCCCGGCGATGAAGCTGGTCGAGGTGGTCCGGACCGTCCTGACGGCCGACGACGTGCACGCCACGGTCCGCGAGATCTGTCTCAAGGTGCGCAAGCACCCGGTGGACTGCGGCGACCGGGCCGGCTTCATCGTGAACGCGCTGCTGTTCCCGTACCTCAACAACGCGATCAAGATGGTCGAGCAGCACTACGCCGACATCGACCAGATCGACGCGGCGATGAAGCTGGGCGGCGGCTACCCGATGGGCCCGTTCGAGCTCCTCGACGTGGTCGGCCTGGATGTCTCGCTGGCCATCGAGAAGGTCCTGCACAAGGAGTTCCGCGACCCGGGCCTGGCCCCGTCCCCGCTGCTGGAGCACCTGGTGGCGGCGGGCTGCCTGGGCCGGAAGACCGGCCGCGGATTCCGTGAGTACGCCGCCCGCCGGTAA
- a CDS encoding adenylosuccinate lyase, translating to MNDVLERLRAEAGPSPEYEVLLTAAPDDLAASLTSAGLPLWARELAAYRLGLAGDRRAFESLVLLLNHRDPARCAAAAEALAVLDDPRTARAAAALATNSLRTAYALQPVRLLTALRAPESVPALLATLGRLLSPHEPYWRVALACVEGLGALADPRARDLLVRAQSHPRLAVAATAALRDLGR from the coding sequence GTGAACGACGTGCTGGAGCGCCTGCGGGCGGAGGCGGGACCGTCACCCGAGTACGAGGTGCTGCTCACGGCCGCCCCCGACGACCTCGCGGCCTCCCTGACCTCGGCCGGGCTGCCCCTGTGGGCCCGCGAACTGGCCGCGTACCGGCTCGGCCTCGCCGGAGACCGCCGGGCCTTCGAATCCCTCGTGCTGCTCCTCAACCACCGGGACCCGGCCCGCTGCGCGGCCGCCGCCGAGGCGCTGGCCGTCCTCGACGACCCGCGCACCGCCCGAGCGGCGGCGGCCCTCGCCACCAACAGCCTGCGCACGGCCTACGCCCTGCAGCCCGTGCGGCTCCTCACCGCCCTGCGCGCACCCGAGTCCGTACCGGCCCTGCTGGCCACCCTGGGACGGCTGCTGTCCCCGCACGAGCCGTACTGGCGGGTGGCCCTGGCCTGCGTCGAGGGCCTGGGCGCCCTCGCCGACCCCCGCGCCCGGGACCTCCTCGTCCGCGCCCAGTCGCATCCCCGGCTGGCGGTGGCGGCGACGGCCGCGCTGCGCGATCTGGGCCGTTGA
- a CDS encoding RidA family protein — MTTTPSPRSPLTRIAAPEGVAPSPHYSHVVLGTGRFVAVSGQCALDERGEVVGEGDPAAQARQVFENLRRCLAAAGATFDDVVKLTYFVTDVAHLPAVREARDAVIPADRLPASSAVEVSALFRPELLVEIEAFAVVAG; from the coding sequence ATGACCACGACACCGTCGCCCCGCAGCCCTCTCACCCGTATCGCCGCGCCGGAAGGAGTCGCCCCGAGCCCCCACTACAGCCATGTCGTCCTCGGCACGGGGCGCTTCGTCGCCGTGTCCGGACAGTGCGCGCTCGACGAGCGGGGCGAGGTCGTGGGCGAGGGGGATCCGGCCGCCCAGGCCCGGCAGGTGTTCGAGAACCTGCGCCGGTGCCTGGCGGCGGCCGGGGCGACCTTCGACGACGTCGTGAAGCTCACCTACTTCGTCACGGACGTCGCCCACCTGCCGGCGGTACGGGAGGCCCGTGACGCGGTGATCCCGGCCGACCGCCTCCCGGCCTCCTCGGCGGTCGAGGTCTCGGCGCTGTTCCGGCCCGAACTCCTGGTCGAGATAGAGGCCTTCGCGGTCGTCGCCGGATAG
- a CDS encoding alpha/beta hydrolase yields the protein MLHPLKKRAAVLLSISTVAATVAAALASPVTAAPAAPADPAAQAPARAALRWTGCKTPRYPTLQCASLKVPLDHARPDGRQITLALTRVPHTGPTSQGPLLVNPGGPGGSGLSLAGYIASALPKEVSAQYDVIGFDPRGVGKSEPTLDCAAGHFKPARPDSVPMDEATERANLDRVRSFAESCGTKHADVLPYIDTVSAARDIEALRGALGAERISYFGYSYGTYLGAVYAKLHPGRVHRLVLDSVVDPGGVWYEDNLSQDLAFDARHKAFLAWVARYDATYKLGTDPAAVERAWYAMRDALRESPAGGKVGPAELEDTFMPGGYYNGYWPNLAEAFAAYTVAKDAKPLVAAYERFGAVEPSAGNGYSVYTAVQCRDSAWPKDWNQWRADMWRTHAKAPFMTWNNAWYNAPCAFWPTEPLDAPDVTNADLPPALLLQATEDAATPFEGALSMREKLSGSALVVEEGGGNHGIALSGNKCLDEKVSAYLTTGKATDATCPAQAAPKPTTATRAVPASAGGAALHGLLGFRG from the coding sequence ATGCTCCACCCCTTGAAGAAGCGCGCCGCTGTCCTGCTGTCGATCTCCACCGTCGCCGCCACCGTCGCCGCCGCTCTCGCGAGCCCGGTCACGGCCGCGCCCGCCGCACCGGCCGATCCGGCCGCCCAGGCGCCGGCGCGGGCAGCGCTGCGCTGGACCGGCTGCAAGACCCCGCGTTACCCGACGCTGCAGTGCGCGTCCCTCAAGGTGCCCCTCGACCACGCACGGCCCGACGGCCGGCAGATCACCCTCGCCCTGACCCGGGTCCCGCACACCGGCCCCACCTCCCAGGGCCCGCTGCTGGTCAACCCCGGCGGCCCGGGCGGCAGCGGCCTCAGCCTCGCCGGTTACATCGCCTCCGCCCTCCCCAAGGAGGTGTCCGCCCAGTACGACGTGATCGGCTTCGACCCGCGGGGCGTCGGCAAGAGCGAGCCCACCCTGGACTGCGCCGCCGGCCACTTCAAGCCCGCCCGGCCGGACTCCGTCCCCATGGACGAGGCCACCGAGCGGGCCAACCTGGACCGGGTGCGCTCCTTCGCCGAGTCCTGCGGGACCAAGCACGCGGACGTTCTCCCGTACATCGACACCGTCTCGGCCGCCCGGGACATCGAGGCGCTGCGCGGCGCTCTGGGCGCGGAGCGGATCAGCTACTTCGGCTACTCCTACGGGACCTACCTGGGCGCGGTGTACGCCAAGCTCCACCCGGGCCGCGTGCACCGGCTCGTCCTGGACTCCGTGGTCGACCCGGGCGGGGTCTGGTACGAGGACAACCTCTCCCAGGACCTCGCCTTCGACGCCCGCCACAAGGCCTTCCTGGCCTGGGTGGCCCGGTACGACGCCACCTACAAGCTGGGCACCGACCCGGCTGCGGTCGAGCGCGCCTGGTACGCGATGCGGGACGCGCTGCGGGAGAGTCCGGCGGGCGGCAAGGTGGGTCCGGCGGAGCTGGAGGACACCTTCATGCCGGGCGGGTACTACAACGGCTACTGGCCGAACCTGGCCGAGGCCTTCGCCGCGTACACGGTGGCCAAGGACGCTAAGCCGCTGGTGGCCGCCTACGAGCGGTTCGGCGCGGTGGAGCCCTCGGCGGGCAACGGCTACAGCGTCTACACGGCGGTCCAGTGCCGCGACTCGGCCTGGCCGAAGGACTGGAACCAGTGGCGGGCGGACATGTGGCGCACCCACGCCAAGGCTCCGTTCATGACCTGGAACAACGCCTGGTACAACGCCCCGTGCGCGTTCTGGCCGACGGAGCCGCTGGACGCGCCGGACGTGACCAACGCGGATCTCCCGCCGGCCCTCCTGCTGCAGGCGACGGAGGACGCGGCGACCCCCTTCGAGGGGGCGCTCAGCATGCGGGAGAAGCTGTCGGGTTCGGCCCTGGTGGTGGAGGAGGGCGGCGGCAACCACGGCATCGCCCTGAGCGGCAACAAGTGCCTGGACGAGAAGGTGTCGGCGTATCTGACGACGGGCAAGGCCACGGACGCCACCTGCCCCGCCCAGGCGGCGCCGAAGCCGACCACGGCGACCCGCGCGGTGCCCGCGTCCGCCGGCGGCGCGGCCCTGCACGGCCTGCTCGGCTTCCGGGGCTGA
- a CDS encoding Rv2578c family radical SAM protein, giving the protein MRWENLTEGSAGPAALFGAGAVVTRTIDTPEFRGIIFHEVRAKSIVNRVPGASRMPFEWTVNPYRGCSHACVYCFARKTHSYLDLDTGIGFDSQIVVKTNAPELLRRELGSPRWTGAHIAMGTNVDCYQRAEGRYRLMPGIIEALRNRANPFSILTKGTLILRDLPLLREAAEVTEVGISVSVGFTDTGLWRTVEPGTPSPAARLAAVRTLTDAGIECGVLMAPVIPFLGDSPEQLRATVRAVAEAGATSVTPLVLHLRPGAREWFMAWLGAHHPHLVPRYERMYAGGSYAPTWYQRRITRQVHELAAEFGIGPARRGEARRVVVPERPDDSAPAGATQLSLL; this is encoded by the coding sequence ATGCGCTGGGAGAACCTGACCGAGGGATCCGCGGGGCCGGCCGCGCTGTTCGGGGCCGGGGCCGTCGTGACCCGCACCATCGACACCCCCGAGTTCCGGGGGATCATCTTCCACGAGGTACGCGCCAAGTCGATCGTCAACCGGGTGCCCGGCGCCTCGCGCATGCCGTTCGAATGGACCGTGAACCCGTACCGGGGATGCAGTCACGCCTGTGTCTACTGCTTCGCCCGCAAGACGCACAGCTACCTCGACCTCGACACCGGCATCGGCTTCGACTCGCAGATCGTCGTCAAGACCAACGCTCCCGAACTGCTGCGCCGCGAGCTCGGCTCGCCCCGCTGGACCGGCGCGCACATCGCCATGGGTACCAACGTCGACTGCTACCAGCGTGCCGAGGGCCGCTACCGGCTGATGCCCGGGATCATCGAGGCGCTGCGCAATCGTGCCAACCCCTTCTCGATCCTGACCAAGGGCACGCTCATCCTGCGTGACCTCCCCCTCCTGCGGGAGGCCGCCGAGGTCACCGAGGTCGGCATCTCCGTCTCGGTCGGCTTCACCGACACCGGGCTCTGGCGGACCGTCGAGCCGGGCACCCCCTCACCCGCCGCCCGGCTCGCCGCCGTACGGACCCTCACCGACGCCGGGATCGAGTGCGGGGTGCTGATGGCCCCGGTGATCCCCTTCCTCGGGGACTCCCCGGAGCAGCTGCGGGCGACGGTACGGGCCGTGGCCGAGGCCGGCGCGACCTCCGTGACACCCCTGGTACTCCATCTGCGGCCCGGGGCGCGCGAGTGGTTCATGGCCTGGCTGGGCGCCCACCACCCCCACCTGGTCCCCCGGTACGAGCGGATGTACGCGGGCGGGTCGTACGCGCCCACCTGGTACCAGCGCCGGATCACCCGCCAAGTCCACGAACTGGCGGCCGAATTCGGCATCGGCCCGGCCCGCCGGGGCGAGGCCCGCAGGGTCGTCGTTCCGGAGCGTCCCGACGATTCCGCGCCCGCCGGGGCCACGCAGCTCAGCCTCCTGTGA
- a CDS encoding SRPBCC family protein — MAQVEATTERIIAADAETVFDALADYTGTRKKLLPEHFSEYEVREGGDGEGTLVHWKLQATSKRVRDCLLEVSEPTDGELVEKDRNSSMVTTWRVTPAGEGKSKAVVTTVWNGAGGIGGFFERTFAPKGLGRIYDSVLENLATEVER, encoded by the coding sequence ATGGCGCAGGTCGAGGCCACCACGGAGCGGATCATCGCGGCTGACGCGGAGACCGTGTTCGACGCGCTGGCGGACTACACCGGGACCCGCAAGAAGCTGCTGCCCGAGCACTTCAGCGAGTACGAGGTGCGCGAGGGCGGCGACGGCGAGGGCACCCTGGTGCACTGGAAGCTGCAGGCCACCAGCAAGCGCGTGCGCGACTGCCTGCTGGAGGTCAGCGAGCCCACCGACGGTGAACTGGTGGAGAAGGACCGCAACTCCTCCATGGTCACCACCTGGCGGGTCACCCCCGCCGGTGAGGGCAAGTCCAAGGCCGTGGTCACCACCGTCTGGAACGGCGCCGGCGGCATCGGCGGCTTCTTCGAGCGCACCTTCGCGCCCAAGGGTCTCGGCCGGATCTACGACTCCGTGCTGGAGAACCTGGCCACCGAAGTGGAGCGCTGA